From the Euphorbia lathyris chromosome 6, ddEupLath1.1, whole genome shotgun sequence genome, one window contains:
- the LOC136232220 gene encoding protein CLMP1 — MGKSGGRKKKGSVSSNQVSSVGNGSNSNSNSNSTAAPIVNGGVELDSSLFLKRAHELKEEGNRRFQSKDYAGALEQYDNALKLTPKTNPDRAVFHSNRAACLMQMKPIDYETVIAECSMALQVQPQFVRALLRRARAFEAIGKYEMAMQDVQALLGAEPNHPDALEIARRLRTALGPRQEAQQDLQSRPSPAALGASAVRGAPIGGLGPCLPARPVSKKGATTPGGSIISPSSRLEKPQVNVTENGFEAKTQLPKLVLKPSSGSSKPAANLAKDSRGERSVSLPVHGQVLEVAVRLRPLKLVYDHDIRLAQMPVNCTFKVLREIVSKRFPSSKSVLIKYKDNDGDLVTITCTAELRLAESLADSLVLKVPEPDTDTNKNDTTGMLRLHIVEVNPEQEPPLLEEEEEKPLEIEGTKGDESGSHSSLSESVLETIDTEVDKAEKDAPKEKAAATEDPESKEIEMDDWLFEFAQLFRTHVGIDPDAHIDLHELGMELCSEALEETVTSEEAQNLFDKAALKFQEVAALAFFNWGNVHMCAARKRIPFDESAGKDVVSAQLQVAYNWVKEKYLLAREKYEQALLIKPDFYEGLLALGQQQFEMAKLNWSFVLAKKIDLSDWDSAETLKLFESAEEKMKAATEMWEKLEEQRANDLKDPSPSKKEELLRRRKKQGTGEGDSSGSGGQAEISPEEAAEQAAVMRSQIHLFWGNLLFERSQVECKLGMEGWKKNLDTAVERFKLAGASETDISMVLKNHCSNGDATAAEGDEKKTQNVICETVTDEKKSEEVNKV, encoded by the coding sequence ATGGGGAAATCAGGAGGTAGAAAAAAGAAGGGAAGTGTTAGTTCGAATCAAGTTTCGAGTGTTGGTAATGGAAGTAATTCGAATTCGAATTCAAATTCAACAGCAGCCCCGATTGTTAATGGTGGTGTAGAGTTGGATTCTTCGTTATTTTTGAAACGAGCTCATGAGCTTAAGGAAGAAGGGAATAGGAGGTTTCAGAGTAAGGATTATGCAGGTGCTCTTGAACAGTATGATAATGCTCTTAAGTTAACCCCGAAAACGAACCCTGATCGTGCTGTGTTTCATAGCAATAGGGCTGCGTGTTTGATGCAAATGAAACCTATTGATTATGAGACTGTTATTGCTGAGTGTAGTATGGCTCTCCAGGTCCAGCCCCAGTTTGTTAGGGCATTACTTAGAAGGGCTCGTGCGTTTGAGGCGATAGGGAAGTATGAAATGGCGATGCAGGATGTTCAGGCATTGTTAGGGGCTGAACCGAATCACCCGGATGCTTTGGAGATTGCTCGGAGATTGAGGACTGCTTTGGGTCCTCGCCAGGAGGCTCAGCAGGACCTTCAGAGTCGCCCTTCTCCTGCTGCTCTTGGGGCGTCAGCTGTTCGTGGTGCCCCGATTGGTGGTCTTGGGCCTTGTTTGCCTGCACGGCCAGTGTCGAAGAAGGGGGCAACTACACCTGGGGGATCAATTATATCGCCTAGCAGTCGGCTGGAAAAACCTCAAGTTAATGTTACTGAAAATGGTTTTGAGGCGAAAACGCAGTTGCCAAAACTTGTGTTGAAGCCTTCaagtggatcttcaaaacctgCAGCTAATCTGGCCAAGGATAGCCGAGGAGAACGTTCTGTGTCATTGCCTGTTCATGGACAGGTTCTGGAGGTGGCAGTTCGGTTGAGACCGTTAAAGCTTGTTTATGATCACGACATAAGGCTAGCACAGATGCCGGTGAATTGTACTTTTAAAGTGTTGAGGGAGATTGTGAGCAAACGTTTTCCATCTTCGAAGTCGGTTTTGATCAAATATAAGGATAATGATGGTGATTTGGTTACTATAACATGTACGGCTGAACTCAGATTAGCAGAGTCATTAGCAGACAGCCTCGTCTTGAAGGTGCCTGAGCCTGATACTGATACGAATAAAAATGATACAACTGGGATGTTAAGATTGCACATTGTTGAGGTAAATCCAGAGCAAGAGCCCCCTCTActggaggaagaggaggagaaacCTCTCGAGATTGAAGGGACCAAGGGGGATGAAAGTGGGTCTCATTCGTCTCTCAGTGAATCGGTGCTGGAAACAATTGATACCGAAGTTGATAAGGCGGAAAAAGATGCTCCGAAGGAGAAAGCAGCGGCAACTGAAGATCCAGAAAGTAAGGAAATTGAGATGGATGATTGGTTGTTTGAGTTTGCGCAGCTATTCAGGACACATGTTGGTATTGACCCGGATGCTCATATTGATTTGCACGAACTCGGAATGGAGCTCTGCTCAGAGGCTCTCGAGGAAACGGTGACAAGTGAAGAAGCTCAAAATCTCTTTGACAAGGCTGCTTTGAAGTTTCAGGAGGTGGCTGCCCTGGCTTTCTTCAATTGGGGAAATGTTCACATGTGTGCAGCGAGAAAGCGGATCCCGTTTGATGAGTCTGCTGGAAAGGATGTAGTATCGGCGCAACTTCAAGTGGCTTACAACTGGGTGAAGGAGAAATATTTGTTGGCCAGAGAAAAGTACGAGCAGGCACTTCTGATCAAACCCGATTTCTACGAGGGGTTGCTGGCATTAGGGCAGCAGCAATTTGAAATGGCCAAACTTAATTGGTCATTTGTGCTTGCGAAGAAAATAGATCTCTCCGATTGGGATTCTGCCGAAACTCTGAAACTATTTGAGAGCGCCGAGGAGAAGATGAAAGCAGCAACTGAGATGTGGGAGAAGCTGGAGGAGCAGAGAGCAAACGATCTAAAAGATCCAAGTCCTAGTAAGAAGGAAGAATTGTTGAGAAGAAGGAAGAAACAAGGGACCGGTGAAGGTGACTCCTCGGGAAGTGGTGGTCAAGCTGAGATTTCGCCAGAAGAAGCGGCTGAACAAGCAGCAGTTATGAGATCACAGATACATCTCTTCTGGGGTAACTTGCTTTTCGAGCGATCCCAAGTTGAATGCAAGTTGGGTATGGAAGGCTGGAAGAAAAACCTCGATACTGCAGTTGAACGCTTTAAGCTTGCTGGAGCTTCCGAGACTGACATTTCAATGGTTTTGAAAAACCATTGCTCCAATGGGGATGCTACTGCTGCTGAAGGAGACGAGAAGAAGACTCAGAATGTGATCTGTGAGACTGTTACCGATGAAAAAAAGAGCGAGGAGGTCAATAAAGTGTGA